Within the Planctomycetota bacterium genome, the region CCATTGAATTTTTTTTATACCAAAGGAATTTTTCATCTTCATCGTCTCCCCAGTAAAACAGGGTAGTTGTTCCTGCCCGGCAGGCATATTCCCATTCTGCTTCTGTCGGCAACTTCAACCCTGTTTTTCTGCAAAAGATAATGCTGTCTTCCCATGAAACCATCTCTACAGGATACTCATTCCCTTTGTTAAACCCTGACGGATTGTTTTTCATAATCGTTTTCCATACGCCTTGGGTCACTTCATACTTTCCGATTAAAAAACTGTCTATTTTAACTTCGTGAACCGGTCGTTCGTCTCCATCGCCATTGGTGTTTCCCATTTGGAATATTCCTCCAGGTATAAGCACAAAAGCCATGCCGGTTTGAATGTGATTGTATTCTTTATACCCTTGTTGGTTGATGCCGATAAACTTCATTCCTTTAACAGTCGGTGTTATATCCGATGGGGTAGCCGTGCATGAAAGGCATAATATACAAAATGTTATGGTGATAAATACGATAAGGTAAACAGGACGTTCGATATGTTTAATCATAATTGTATGCACTTATTTATATATATGCCAAAAAAAGGCATTTGTCAATATATATGCTTGGTATTTATAGGGCATATTCTCGCAATCCACTATTACAAATAAAAGGGATAACATCTTAAGGTTTTTCTTGACTTAGAATCGGAGTTAAATATAGTATAAAACTATTAGGTGTTTTTGCAATAGCATGGTATAATTTATTATGTAGTATGTTGGGAAATAGTGGATTATGATTCAGCAATCAATGAGAGTGGTAGTTATCTGCATCATTATTTTAATAGCCTGTTTTA harbors:
- a CDS encoding formylglycine-generating enzyme family protein, giving the protein MIKHIERPVYLIVFITITFCILCLSCTATPSDITPTVKGMKFIGINQQGYKEYNHIQTGMAFVLIPGGIFQMGNTNGDGDERPVHEVKIDSFLIGKYEVTQGVWKTIMKNNPSGFNKGNEYPVEMVSWEDSIIFCRKTGLKLPTEAEWEYACRAGTTTLFYWGDDEDEKFLWYKKNSMETTQPVGKKKPNGFGLYDMIGNVWEWCYDWYGEDYYQYLTNYFDMPVKNPIGPLTGSYHVVRGGGWFNEIKNCRSTDRDNPGPDGYCNGNGFRCSINLD